One window from the genome of Pelodictyon luteolum DSM 273 encodes:
- the abc-f gene encoding ribosomal protection-like ABC-F family protein, giving the protein MFEARNLSLSVGTKELLSDTSFRVGDKDRVGLVGLNGTGKSTLLKLISGTTAADSGLISNGQFIKSAETTIGYLPQEISFADDLEKTALQYALQANARLYELSGKITTMEHELALPEQDYESAGYHDLIERYSDATHEFEHLGGYTMQSDAEKVLAGLGFSEIDFHKKVKSFSGGWQMRLHIAKLLLQNPTLLLLDEPTNHLDIDSLRWLENYLLNYEHSYMIVSHDRFFLDKLTTKTLEIAFQRIDEYKGNYSRYEIEKAERFELLMGKYENDKKKIAELQSFVNRFRAKATKARQAQSRLRQMEKLEKEIECPEEDLSRISFRFPKAQPSGRKVMRLDGVGKSYPLPDGTTKEVLRGIDLEIMRGDRIAIVGSNGAGKTTFCRILAQEIDFEGKLSVGHNVSMNYFAQHQTETLAPEKSIYTEMLDAAPTAEAQKKVRDILGCFLFSGDAIEKKIKVLSGGEKSRVALARILLQASNLLVMDEPTNHLDMRSKEMLIDSLENYDGTLLLVSHDRYFLDSLVNKVVELKNGSIQLYLGTYAEYLEKAEKNLEEEKAREAAAMKAKAAAEKPAKTGTQAPAAKPAAKKDRKKIEAIEKEINRLEQEKERMETLMANEDFYMKSQAETAATLEGYHALSAELEQMFSDWEKAGG; this is encoded by the coding sequence ATGTTTGAAGCGCGCAACCTCTCCCTCAGCGTCGGCACCAAGGAGCTTCTTTCCGACACATCGTTCCGGGTCGGCGACAAAGACCGCGTGGGCCTCGTCGGGCTGAACGGGACCGGCAAGTCCACCCTGCTGAAGCTCATCAGCGGCACCACCGCCGCGGACTCCGGGCTCATCAGCAACGGGCAGTTCATCAAGTCTGCCGAAACAACCATCGGCTACCTGCCGCAGGAGATCTCGTTTGCCGACGACCTGGAGAAAACGGCCCTGCAGTATGCGCTGCAGGCAAACGCCCGCCTCTACGAACTCTCCGGGAAGATCACCACTATGGAGCATGAGCTCGCACTGCCGGAACAGGACTATGAAAGTGCCGGCTACCACGACCTGATCGAGCGCTACTCCGACGCCACGCATGAGTTCGAGCACCTCGGAGGCTATACGATGCAGTCGGATGCCGAAAAGGTGCTGGCGGGTCTCGGATTCAGTGAAATCGACTTCCACAAGAAGGTGAAGTCGTTCTCAGGCGGATGGCAGATGCGCCTGCACATCGCCAAGCTGCTCCTGCAGAACCCCACCCTGCTCCTGCTCGACGAGCCGACCAACCACCTCGACATCGATTCGCTCCGCTGGCTGGAGAACTACCTTCTGAACTACGAGCACAGCTACATGATCGTCTCGCACGATCGCTTTTTCCTCGACAAGCTGACCACCAAGACGCTGGAAATAGCCTTTCAGCGCATCGACGAATACAAGGGCAACTACTCGCGCTACGAAATCGAAAAAGCGGAGCGCTTTGAGCTCCTCATGGGCAAGTACGAAAACGACAAGAAAAAGATTGCCGAACTGCAGTCGTTCGTAAACCGGTTCCGCGCCAAGGCGACCAAGGCACGGCAGGCACAGAGCCGGCTGCGCCAGATGGAAAAGCTCGAAAAAGAGATCGAGTGCCCGGAAGAAGACCTGTCGCGGATCTCGTTCCGCTTCCCCAAGGCACAGCCATCAGGTCGCAAGGTGATGCGCCTTGACGGGGTCGGAAAAAGCTACCCCCTGCCGGACGGCACAACAAAGGAGGTGCTGCGGGGAATCGATTTGGAGATCATGCGAGGAGACCGCATCGCCATCGTCGGCTCGAATGGCGCAGGAAAAACGACCTTCTGCCGGATCCTGGCCCAGGAGATTGATTTCGAAGGCAAACTCTCGGTCGGCCATAACGTGTCGATGAACTATTTCGCCCAGCACCAGACCGAAACCCTCGCCCCGGAAAAAAGCATCTATACCGAGATGCTTGATGCCGCGCCGACAGCCGAAGCGCAGAAAAAGGTGCGCGACATCCTCGGCTGCTTTCTTTTCAGCGGTGATGCGATCGAAAAAAAGATCAAGGTGCTCTCCGGTGGTGAAAAGTCCAGGGTGGCACTTGCAAGGATCCTTCTGCAGGCCTCAAACCTCCTCGTGATGGATGAACCGACCAACCACCTCGACATGCGTTCAAAAGAGATGCTGATCGACTCGCTGGAAAACTATGACGGGACCCTTCTCCTCGTCAGCCACGACCGCTACTTCCTCGACAGCCTCGTCAACAAGGTCGTAGAGCTCAAGAACGGCTCCATCCAGCTCTACCTCGGCACCTATGCGGAGTACCTTGAAAAGGCTGAAAAGAACCTGGAAGAGGAAAAGGCCCGGGAGGCTGCGGCAATGAAGGCAAAAGCAGCGGCTGAAAAACCTGCGAAAACCGGAACCCAAGCCCCTGCAGCAAAACCCGCGGCAAAAAAAGACAGGAAAAAGATCGAAGCCATCGAAAAGGAGATCAACCGCCTTGAGCAGGAAAAGGAGCGGATGGAGACCCTCATGGCAAACGAGGATTTCTACATGAAAAGCCAGGCTGAAACCGCAGCGACCCTTGAAGGCTACCACGCACTTTCGGCCGAGCTCGAGCAGATGTTCTCCGACTGGGAGAAAGCCGGCGGATAA
- a CDS encoding TolC family protein: protein MKRSIVFPVLLFLGLAPAVLHAEEAVSWRGCVMEARARHPDLASSRALLRQAEAERLLAGSTLLPSLGVTGSVTTGGTVGSGASGASSLFSYSVTARQLLYDGRKNSKLRDASAESVKARESSMAGVSADVRFVLRSAFTELLKAQEMVELSSDIALRRKNNARLIALRYRAGREHIGSLRRAEADLAAAEFEVAQASRGLVLARCVLSSALGRRERSPLRVAGSFTAPVPETRLAPDFQAIARRNPLVVELEAVRNAAGYSLAAAESAFAPELYLRSSAGRSETSDWPPENVSLHAGVELVVPIYEGGAGRARVAGARAALSGKDAAVESGMLQVLDLLEASWKQFVDARERLTVQKKYLDAAVERSSIADAQYSNGLISFDDWVIIEDNLVSAKKEFLNAGGNLWIAEAQWIQAKGGGLDEVVD, encoded by the coding sequence ATGAAGCGCTCCATCGTTTTTCCCGTTCTGCTCTTTCTCGGCCTTGCTCCCGCTGTGCTCCATGCCGAAGAGGCGGTGAGCTGGCGAGGGTGTGTGATGGAGGCGCGGGCCCGCCATCCTGATCTCGCCTCTTCGAGGGCCCTTCTCCGGCAGGCCGAGGCGGAACGCTTGCTTGCCGGCTCGACACTCCTTCCCAGCCTTGGCGTGACAGGCTCCGTCACCACAGGCGGCACGGTCGGCAGCGGGGCCTCAGGGGCATCATCCCTCTTTTCCTATTCCGTGACCGCCCGCCAGCTGCTTTATGATGGCCGGAAGAATTCCAAACTCCGTGACGCTTCGGCCGAGTCGGTGAAAGCACGCGAGAGCTCCATGGCTGGCGTTTCTGCAGACGTCCGCTTTGTGCTCCGCAGTGCTTTCACCGAGCTGTTGAAGGCGCAGGAAATGGTGGAACTGTCATCCGACATCGCTCTTCGCCGCAAAAACAACGCCCGTCTCATCGCGCTTCGCTACCGTGCGGGCCGCGAGCATATCGGTTCGCTCCGGCGGGCTGAGGCAGATCTTGCCGCAGCTGAGTTCGAGGTCGCGCAGGCCTCACGCGGACTTGTCCTTGCCCGCTGCGTGCTTTCCTCCGCGCTCGGACGCCGGGAGCGCAGCCCCCTCAGGGTTGCGGGGTCGTTCACTGCCCCTGTGCCGGAAACTAGGCTGGCACCCGATTTTCAGGCGATTGCCCGGAGGAACCCCCTTGTCGTTGAGCTTGAGGCAGTCCGGAATGCTGCAGGTTACAGCCTTGCCGCTGCCGAAAGCGCTTTTGCGCCCGAGCTGTACCTGCGTTCATCGGCCGGCAGGAGCGAGACCAGTGACTGGCCTCCGGAAAACGTTTCATTGCATGCGGGCGTGGAGCTCGTTGTGCCGATCTACGAGGGCGGAGCCGGACGGGCGAGGGTTGCCGGGGCCCGGGCCGCACTCAGCGGCAAGGATGCCGCCGTGGAGAGCGGCATGCTTCAGGTTCTGGACCTGCTTGAGGCCAGCTGGAAGCAGTTCGTCGATGCCCGGGAGCGCCTCACGGTGCAGAAAAAATATCTCGATGCGGCCGTCGAGCGCTCCTCGATTGCTGATGCACAGTATTCGAACGGGCTCATCTCGTTTGATGACTGGGTGATCATCGAAGACAATCTTGTCAGTGCGAAAAAGGAATTTCTCAATGCCGGCGGCAATCTCTGGATTGCAGAGGCTCAATGGATACAGGCTAAAGGAGGAGGACTTGATGAAGTTGTGGATTAA
- a CDS encoding efflux RND transporter periplasmic adaptor subunit, whose translation MKLWIKVLSAVALLGLVSGSVLFFTAGGRKESATRYSVVMPERGRIVLKVSTTGEVEPRNRLKILPSVAGRVEEVRAEEGAMVRKGQVLALLSSSERAALLDAARLQGSSEQSYWQSVYRPTAVLAPIDGQVIVRSIEPGQTVTSSDSLFVLSDRLIVKAYVDETDIGRVKVGQKALIGLDAYPEIRLNGRVSHIYYESHLQNNVNIYYVDVIPETVPDVFRSGMSANIDIIVREKTDALLVPVATFSTRNGRTTVLLEGERGGEGRPQEVRVGLTDDGRAEILEGLTDSSRVLLPDTTFVLPENNGGSNPFMPKRKKKDKKP comes from the coding sequence ATGAAGTTGTGGATTAAGGTACTCTCGGCTGTCGCCCTGCTCGGGCTGGTCTCGGGGTCGGTGTTGTTCTTCACCGCAGGTGGCCGAAAGGAGAGCGCTACAAGGTATTCGGTGGTGATGCCGGAGCGGGGGCGGATCGTTTTGAAGGTGTCGACCACCGGAGAGGTCGAGCCCCGCAACCGGCTGAAGATCCTTCCTTCCGTTGCGGGACGGGTGGAGGAGGTCCGTGCGGAGGAAGGGGCGATGGTGCGTAAGGGACAGGTGCTCGCGCTGCTCAGTTCCAGCGAGCGGGCAGCCCTGCTCGATGCCGCGCGTCTTCAGGGCAGCAGCGAGCAGTCCTACTGGCAGTCGGTCTACCGTCCGACAGCCGTGCTCGCACCGATCGACGGGCAGGTCATCGTGCGCAGCATCGAGCCCGGCCAGACCGTGACGTCCTCCGATTCGCTGTTCGTGCTTTCCGACCGGCTGATCGTGAAGGCTTACGTCGATGAAACTGACATCGGACGGGTTAAGGTGGGCCAGAAAGCGCTCATCGGGCTTGATGCCTACCCCGAAATCCGTCTCAATGGGAGGGTCAGCCACATCTATTACGAGTCGCATCTGCAGAACAACGTCAACATCTATTATGTGGACGTGATCCCCGAAACCGTTCCCGATGTCTTCCGTTCCGGCATGAGCGCCAACATCGACATCATCGTCCGTGAAAAGACGGACGCCCTTCTGGTTCCTGTAGCAACGTTCTCAACCCGTAATGGCAGAACAACGGTGCTGCTTGAGGGAGAACGAGGAGGGGAGGGGCGGCCGCAGGAGGTGAGGGTCGGCCTCACGGACGATGGGCGGGCTGAGATCCTCGAAGGGCTCACCGACAGTTCACGGGTCCTGCTTCCCGATACCACCTTCGTCCTTCCGGAAAACAACGGCGGTTCCAATCCGTTCATGCCGAAGCGGAAGAAAAAAGATAAAAAGCCATGA
- a CDS encoding ABC transporter permease, producing the protein MTSMLPMAPTTPLLELVDVHRTYPVGESTVNALRGVSLEIREGEFVAIMGSSGSGKSSLLHILGLLDNPDRGEYRILGRNVNALPEDGQAGLRNHVAGFVFQQFHLLKRMSIVDNVRLPHIYSGLKGDFRHEALESLKKVGLMHRLDHTPGQLSGGEQQRVAIARALIGNPMILFADEPTGNLDSRNSLEIMKILEELHREGRTIVMVTHEDEIAAYADRVITMRDGLVVSDQRRDRVCLPAGPSVPLTLDPHAMMDASRNLSVWQDGRFIGFVQQAFQSIFANKVRSLLSVLGILVGVASVIAMMALGEGAKVSIEEELKSMGSNLISVRGGSARVRGAAQGDGAVARFTFKDVKDISRMHSLVKGAAGTVNGSGQIVFGNRNWSTTLDGVGYEYGSMRAFVPSIGRWFTRDEIRKREKVAVIGVTVARELFGNNNPIGHTVKINRINFKVIGIAPAKGFSTHRDQDDVVLVPVTTAMYRVLGRDYLNSIYVEVRSAEGIDGAKEAVSDLIVKNHRLREGDDSFNIRDMTEIQEMLSSTTRTMSMLLGAIAAISLLVGGIGIMNIMLVSVTERTREIGLRKAIGARREDIMLQFLVESVGLTLSGGIIGIIAGIGISALLAVFAGWAVKTSIVSIVLATFFSAITGIFFGLWPARKAAELRPVEALRYE; encoded by the coding sequence ATGACCTCCATGCTCCCCATGGCTCCCACGACCCCGCTTCTGGAACTGGTCGATGTACACCGTACCTATCCGGTAGGGGAGAGCACGGTCAATGCCCTGCGGGGGGTTTCCCTTGAGATCCGGGAGGGAGAGTTCGTGGCTATCATGGGCTCATCGGGGTCCGGTAAGTCCTCGCTGCTCCATATCCTCGGCCTGCTCGACAATCCAGACCGGGGAGAGTACCGCATCCTAGGCCGGAATGTCAACGCGCTTCCCGAAGACGGGCAGGCCGGGCTCCGCAACCATGTTGCAGGGTTCGTGTTCCAGCAGTTTCATCTCCTCAAGCGCATGTCGATCGTCGACAATGTGCGACTTCCCCATATCTACAGCGGCCTGAAGGGCGATTTCCGCCATGAGGCGCTCGAAAGCCTTAAAAAGGTTGGTCTCATGCACCGGCTCGACCATACCCCCGGCCAGCTTTCCGGCGGCGAGCAGCAGCGGGTGGCCATTGCCAGGGCTCTCATCGGCAACCCCATGATCCTCTTTGCCGACGAACCGACCGGCAACCTTGATTCCAGGAACTCCCTGGAGATCATGAAGATCCTCGAGGAACTTCACCGTGAGGGCCGCACCATCGTGATGGTGACCCATGAGGACGAGATAGCAGCCTATGCCGACCGGGTGATCACCATGCGCGATGGTCTGGTGGTCAGCGACCAGCGTCGCGACAGGGTATGCCTGCCGGCAGGACCGTCCGTTCCGCTTACTCTGGACCCGCACGCCATGATGGATGCATCGCGCAATCTGTCCGTATGGCAGGACGGCCGATTCATCGGCTTTGTCCAGCAGGCGTTCCAGTCCATATTCGCCAACAAGGTGCGCTCCCTTCTTTCCGTGCTCGGCATCCTTGTCGGCGTGGCTTCCGTCATCGCCATGATGGCGCTCGGAGAAGGCGCTAAGGTATCCATAGAGGAGGAGCTGAAATCCATGGGCTCCAACCTCATCTCGGTCCGGGGCGGCTCGGCCAGGGTGCGCGGGGCTGCACAAGGAGACGGGGCGGTCGCCCGCTTCACCTTCAAGGATGTGAAGGATATCTCGAGGATGCACTCTCTTGTGAAAGGTGCGGCCGGAACCGTCAACGGCTCAGGACAGATTGTCTTCGGTAACCGCAATTGGAGCACCACCCTCGACGGAGTCGGCTACGAGTATGGATCCATGCGCGCCTTCGTCCCCTCCATCGGGCGATGGTTCACCCGGGATGAGATCCGGAAACGCGAAAAAGTCGCTGTCATCGGCGTAACCGTTGCACGGGAGCTGTTCGGCAATAACAACCCCATCGGCCATACCGTAAAAATCAACCGTATCAACTTCAAGGTCATCGGTATTGCGCCGGCGAAGGGTTTTTCCACACACCGTGACCAGGACGATGTGGTCCTTGTTCCGGTGACTACAGCCATGTACCGTGTTCTTGGCCGGGACTATCTCAACAGTATCTACGTCGAGGTCCGGAGCGCTGAGGGAATCGATGGTGCCAAGGAGGCTGTCTCCGACCTTATCGTGAAGAATCACCGCCTCAGGGAAGGTGACGACTCGTTCAACATCCGCGACATGACCGAGATCCAGGAGATGCTTTCAAGTACCACACGGACCATGAGCATGCTGCTCGGTGCCATTGCGGCCATTTCGCTCCTTGTCGGCGGCATCGGCATCATGAACATCATGCTGGTGTCGGTGACTGAGCGCACCCGTGAAATCGGGCTCCGCAAGGCCATCGGTGCGCGCCGGGAGGACATCATGCTGCAGTTTCTGGTGGAGTCGGTGGGCCTGACCCTCAGCGGCGGCATCATCGGCATCATTGCCGGCATCGGGATTTCAGCGCTGCTGGCCGTTTTTGCCGGCTGGGCCGTCAAAACCTCCATCGTTTCCATCGTGCTCGCCACGTTCTTTTCGGCGATCACCGGCATATTCTTCGGTCTATGGCCTGCACGGAAAGCAGCCGAACTCAGACCGGTGGAGGCGCTGCGCTACGAGTGA
- the sucC gene encoding ADP-forming succinate--CoA ligase subunit beta, which produces MNIHEYQGKDILRKFGVAVPKGIVAYSAEEAKQAAEQLFAEQDSPVVVIKAQIHAGGRGKAGGVKLAKSPEEAHEIASQMLGTTLVTHQTGPEGKEVRRLLVEEGMNIDREFYVGITLDRATSNNVLMISTEGGMEIEKVAEETPELLLKIQVDARFGLQGFQAREAAFFLGLEGEQFRNAVSFITALYNAYTSIDAALAEINPLVVTKEGRVLALDAKINFDSNALYRHKDFIELRDISEEDPFEVEASKSNLNYVRLDGNVGCMVNGAGLAMATMDMIQLAGGRPANFLDVGGGASPQTVEEGFKIILSDKNVKAILVNIFGGIVRCDRVAGGIIEAARKIGLNLPVIVRLEGTNADIAQKMLDESGLNLIAADGLKDAAQKVNQALSA; this is translated from the coding sequence ATGAACATTCATGAATATCAGGGCAAGGATATCCTGAGGAAATTCGGGGTGGCCGTGCCGAAAGGAATCGTCGCCTATTCGGCTGAGGAGGCCAAGCAGGCAGCTGAGCAGCTGTTCGCCGAGCAGGACAGCCCTGTGGTGGTCATCAAGGCCCAGATCCATGCGGGCGGCCGCGGCAAGGCCGGCGGGGTGAAGCTCGCCAAGTCTCCCGAAGAGGCGCATGAGATCGCATCGCAGATGCTCGGCACCACCCTCGTCACGCACCAGACCGGCCCCGAGGGCAAAGAGGTACGCAGGCTTCTTGTCGAAGAGGGCATGAACATCGACCGCGAGTTCTACGTCGGCATCACCCTCGACCGCGCAACTTCGAACAACGTCCTCATGATCTCCACTGAGGGCGGAATGGAAATCGAGAAGGTTGCCGAAGAGACCCCGGAGCTGCTTCTGAAGATCCAGGTTGACGCACGTTTCGGCCTCCAGGGCTTCCAGGCCCGCGAGGCGGCATTCTTCCTCGGCCTCGAGGGCGAACAGTTCCGCAACGCAGTCAGCTTCATCACCGCGCTCTACAACGCATACACTTCGATTGATGCGGCGCTAGCCGAAATCAACCCGCTTGTCGTCACCAAAGAGGGACGCGTGCTCGCCCTCGACGCCAAGATCAACTTCGACTCAAACGCCCTGTACCGCCACAAGGACTTCATCGAGCTCCGCGACATCTCCGAAGAGGACCCCTTCGAAGTCGAGGCCTCGAAATCGAACCTCAACTATGTCCGCCTCGACGGCAACGTCGGCTGCATGGTCAACGGCGCAGGCCTTGCCATGGCGACAATGGACATGATCCAGCTTGCCGGTGGACGCCCCGCCAACTTTCTGGACGTCGGCGGTGGAGCGAGCCCCCAGACGGTCGAGGAAGGCTTCAAGATCATCCTCAGCGACAAGAACGTCAAGGCGATCCTCGTCAACATCTTTGGCGGCATTGTCCGCTGCGACCGTGTTGCCGGCGGCATCATCGAGGCTGCCAGGAAAATCGGACTGAATCTGCCGGTCATCGTGCGCCTTGAGGGTACGAACGCCGACATTGCGCAGAAGATGCTCGATGAATCAGGCCTGAACCTCATCGCAGCCGACGGCCTGAAGGACGCCGCCCAGAAAGTGAACCAGGCGCTCTCGGCCTGA
- a CDS encoding nucleoside deaminase: protein MDFTYFMELAFREARKAFEAGEVPVGAVVLDASSHVVGRGYNQVETLSDATAHAEIIALTAAMATLGNKYLNDCTLVVTLEPCPMCAGAIVNAKVGRVVFGAYDPKMGAAGSVLNVTGCRALNHQPEVFGGIMEARAQGLLQDFFAELRRKVR, encoded by the coding sequence ATGGATTTCACCTATTTCATGGAGCTGGCCTTTCGTGAGGCCCGGAAAGCATTTGAAGCCGGGGAGGTGCCGGTCGGTGCGGTGGTGCTCGACGCATCGAGCCACGTCGTCGGGCGGGGCTATAATCAGGTCGAAACCCTTTCAGACGCCACGGCCCATGCCGAGATCATCGCCCTCACTGCCGCCATGGCGACTCTCGGCAACAAATACCTCAACGACTGTACGCTTGTCGTGACACTGGAGCCCTGTCCGATGTGCGCCGGGGCAATCGTCAATGCGAAAGTCGGCCGGGTGGTGTTTGGTGCCTACGACCCGAAGATGGGGGCTGCCGGATCGGTCCTGAATGTCACCGGATGCCGCGCCCTCAACCACCAGCCGGAGGTGTTCGGCGGTATCATGGAGGCCCGCGCTCAAGGTCTCCTGCAGGACTTTTTCGCGGAGCTTCGAAGAAAGGTGCGGTAA
- a CDS encoding nitronate monooxygenase translates to MKVDNFRLKLGAREYVPIIIGGMGVNISTTELALAAEKLGGIGHISDAETGYVCDRIFNTSFVSTKRKRYAAFTDSRDKSEVKFDLGEVAEAQKRYIEHTVSQKTGNGLIFLNCMEKLTMNGANETLKVRLRSAMDAGIDGITLAAGLNLRTLDLIQDHPRFRDVKIGIVISSVRALSIFMKRAVRLERLPDYIVVEGPLAGGHLGFGPDDWKKFDLHTIFTEVLAFIKEEGLQIPVIPAGGIFTGTDAAQYMAEGAGAVQVATRFTITAEAGLPANVKQEYLNAREEDIVVNMASTTGYPMRMLRQSPTLRYAIKPNCEGLGYLLENGGKCTYIDAYHKALEERRPGEPLEVEEKTCLCTGMAKYDCWTCGHTTYRLKETTNRMADGTWQLPPAEDIFLDYQHSQDHSIRLPKHPEGR, encoded by the coding sequence ATGAAGGTAGATAATTTCAGGCTGAAACTGGGCGCGCGAGAGTATGTCCCGATCATCATCGGCGGCATGGGAGTAAACATCTCGACAACCGAACTTGCTCTGGCGGCTGAAAAACTCGGCGGTATCGGCCATATCTCAGACGCAGAGACCGGGTACGTCTGCGACAGGATCTTCAATACCTCCTTTGTCAGCACAAAAAGAAAGAGATATGCGGCATTCACCGACAGCCGTGACAAGTCCGAAGTCAAGTTCGACCTCGGTGAAGTGGCAGAGGCGCAGAAAAGATATATCGAGCATACCGTTTCGCAGAAAACGGGCAACGGCCTGATTTTCCTGAACTGCATGGAAAAGCTGACCATGAACGGCGCCAACGAAACGCTGAAGGTCAGGCTCCGCTCGGCCATGGATGCCGGAATCGACGGCATCACCCTCGCCGCAGGCCTCAACCTCCGCACCCTCGACCTCATCCAGGACCACCCCCGGTTCCGCGACGTCAAGATCGGCATCGTCATCTCCTCGGTAAGGGCTCTCTCCATCTTCATGAAACGGGCCGTGCGCCTCGAGCGCCTGCCGGACTATATTGTCGTTGAAGGCCCGCTTGCCGGCGGCCACCTCGGCTTCGGCCCCGACGACTGGAAGAAGTTCGACCTGCATACCATCTTCACGGAAGTCCTCGCATTCATCAAAGAAGAGGGACTCCAGATCCCGGTCATCCCTGCCGGAGGCATATTCACCGGTACCGATGCAGCCCAGTACATGGCCGAAGGGGCTGGCGCCGTCCAGGTAGCAACCCGCTTCACCATCACGGCGGAGGCCGGTCTTCCCGCCAACGTCAAGCAGGAGTACCTCAACGCACGGGAAGAGGACATCGTCGTCAACATGGCATCCACCACCGGCTACCCGATGCGGATGCTCCGCCAGTCGCCAACCCTCCGCTACGCCATCAAGCCGAACTGCGAGGGCCTCGGATACCTGCTCGAAAACGGCGGCAAGTGCACCTACATCGATGCATACCATAAAGCTCTAGAAGAGCGCAGACCGGGCGAACCGCTCGAGGTCGAAGAAAAAACCTGCCTCTGCACCGGCATGGCCAAATACGACTGCTGGACCTGCGGCCACACCACCTACCGCCTGAAAGAGACGACCAACCGCATGGCGGACGGCACCTGGCAGCTCCCCCCGGCCGAAGACATATTCCTCGACTACCAGCACAGCCAGGATCACTCGATCCGCCTCCCCAAGCATCCCGAGGGACGCTGA
- the gpmA gene encoding 2,3-diphosphoglycerate-dependent phosphoglycerate mutase, with amino-acid sequence MIKLVLLRHGESQWNLENRFTGWHDIDLTERGRKEAANAGKLIRAEGIVFDVAYTSVLKRAIRTLWSVLDEMDQMWLPVHKSWRLNERHYGALQGLNKTETSQKYGEEQVLVWRRSYDTPPPALGRDDERWPGADPRYRGMAEGEIPLSECLKDTVARFLPLWHETIAPQIRSGKSVAIVAHGNSLRALVKYLDNISEDDIVGLNIPTGIPLVYELDDDLKPLKSYYLGDQDAVKQAVAAVAGQAKA; translated from the coding sequence ATGATCAAACTGGTTTTGTTGCGGCATGGAGAGAGTCAGTGGAACCTTGAAAACAGATTCACCGGCTGGCACGACATCGACCTGACGGAACGCGGACGCAAAGAGGCGGCAAACGCCGGAAAACTCATCCGCGCAGAAGGTATCGTGTTCGACGTGGCCTACACCTCCGTGCTCAAGCGTGCCATCCGCACCCTCTGGAGCGTGCTCGACGAAATGGACCAGATGTGGCTGCCGGTCCACAAGAGCTGGCGGCTCAACGAACGCCACTACGGCGCCCTGCAGGGACTCAACAAAACCGAGACTTCGCAGAAGTACGGCGAAGAGCAGGTGCTCGTGTGGAGGCGCAGCTACGATACGCCGCCTCCCGCTCTGGGCCGCGATGATGAACGCTGGCCGGGTGCAGACCCCCGTTACCGCGGCATGGCCGAAGGGGAGATCCCCCTCAGCGAGTGCCTGAAGGATACGGTCGCCCGTTTCCTCCCTCTCTGGCACGAGACCATCGCTCCCCAGATCCGGAGCGGGAAGAGTGTAGCCATCGTGGCACACGGCAACTCGCTGCGCGCTCTCGTCAAGTATCTTGACAACATCTCAGAAGACGATATCGTCGGACTGAACATTCCCACCGGCATCCCGCTTGTCTATGAGCTGGACGATGACCTGAAACCGCTGAAGAGTTACTACCTCGGGGACCAGGATGCCGTGAAGCAGGCGGTGGCCGCCGTGGCCGGTCAGGCGAAAGCCTGA